In the genome of Bacillus sp. Marseille-P3661, one region contains:
- a CDS encoding IclR family transcriptional regulator, with protein sequence MATNKKEEYLLSSVKNALRLLKCFSMDEPEKKISDLAATLGLHKSTVSRTLATLASEGFVSQDPDTKKYRLGLSVLTLSGVVNSTMEIYRESLPILKKLVDDIGETAHISMLDGFNVIYLQKVDCNHPIRYLTHVGKTNPSYCTSSGKVLLAHSSDDFVDKVIESGLKASTKATITDPDQLRAHLRKVKEQGFSYSLGELLEGVNSVAAPIFDYTGNVIAALTVVGPSQRIDQHQIRPLAKKIINASMEISDNMGYWK encoded by the coding sequence ATGGCAACAAATAAGAAAGAGGAGTATTTGCTTTCCTCAGTAAAGAATGCACTACGCTTACTTAAATGCTTTTCCATGGATGAACCAGAGAAGAAAATCAGCGATCTCGCTGCAACACTAGGTCTTCATAAAAGCACTGTCAGTCGGACATTAGCAACACTTGCTAGTGAAGGATTTGTTAGCCAAGACCCGGATACAAAAAAATACCGACTGGGATTGTCAGTGCTTACGTTGAGCGGTGTAGTCAATAGTACGATGGAAATATACCGTGAGTCGCTACCTATTCTGAAGAAACTTGTTGATGACATAGGTGAAACTGCACATATATCTATGTTGGACGGCTTTAATGTTATATACCTTCAAAAAGTAGATTGTAATCATCCTATAAGGTATTTAACGCATGTTGGCAAAACAAACCCGTCATATTGTACAAGTTCTGGAAAAGTGCTTTTAGCGCACTCAAGTGATGATTTCGTTGATAAAGTAATTGAAAGCGGTTTAAAGGCTTCTACTAAAGCGACTATAACCGATCCAGACCAACTGCGTGCACATCTAAGAAAGGTGAAGGAACAAGGGTTTTCGTACAGTCTTGGGGAACTTCTAGAGGGGGTCAATTCAGTGGCAGCCCCAATTTTTGATTATACAGGGAATGTAATAGCTGCGTTAACAGTTGTAGGCCCAAGTCAGAGAATTGACCAACATCAAATTCGCCCATTAGCAAAAAAAATAATTAATGCTAGTATGGAAATATCAGACAACATGGGGTATTGGAAATAA
- a CDS encoding 4-oxalocrotonate tautomerase, which translates to MFSCRLVEWKESGFMPLLNVQILEGRPPEKVDALIKNLTNTVSETLEAPKESVRVIVTEIPKTHWGIAGVSVAERNAQK; encoded by the coding sequence ATTTTCAGTTGTAGATTAGTAGAATGGAAGGAGAGCGGATTTATGCCATTACTTAACGTCCAAATTTTAGAAGGTAGACCACCAGAAAAAGTGGATGCTTTAATTAAAAATCTTACAAATACTGTTTCAGAAACTCTAGAAGCTCCAAAAGAGAGTGTACGAGTTATTGTTACTGAAATCCCTAAAACACATTGGGGAATCGCTGGTGTTTCAGTAGCTGAAAGGAATGCTCAAAAGTAA
- a CDS encoding TRAP transporter substrate-binding protein, with translation MNRYRIPFVSFIVLMMLTVSACSSSSTGSEPSPEGKGSSGETFEFKLGHMNSPDHVQDDVKTAWAEEVAAATENRVIFDIYPGGALGGPKETYDNVVTGIMDAGWGIQGYNAGKFPVHSVLHLPFMTDGNAAELSVVAQKLYETFPEIQAEYSEVKPLWFHAVDPYMIITKGKAVRSFEDVKGLKLRTPSVEGSGMIESWGATPVSLPAPEMYDALQKGVIDGGVLPISAIADFNLFDVVDYVTLGNFNTNLYYTVMNKGSWDKLPADDQATIEGLVGLQMAQKAGEAYDGQKAAAEAKAKEMGVEFIELPDEEVQKYKDASQVVAEKWIADMEAKGIPGQAIYDEAVKLISEN, from the coding sequence ATGAATAGATATAGAATTCCTTTTGTAAGTTTTATCGTTTTAATGATGTTAACAGTATCTGCTTGTAGTTCATCTAGCACAGGTTCAGAACCAAGCCCGGAAGGTAAAGGTAGTTCAGGTGAAACATTCGAATTTAAGTTAGGTCATATGAATTCACCAGATCATGTTCAAGATGATGTAAAAACAGCTTGGGCTGAAGAAGTTGCAGCTGCCACAGAAAACAGAGTTATATTTGACATTTATCCAGGTGGCGCTTTAGGCGGACCTAAAGAAACTTATGATAACGTTGTAACTGGGATCATGGATGCTGGTTGGGGAATTCAAGGTTATAATGCAGGCAAATTTCCTGTACACTCTGTCCTTCATTTACCATTTATGACAGATGGCAACGCAGCAGAACTAAGTGTCGTTGCTCAAAAATTATATGAAACATTTCCAGAAATTCAAGCTGAGTATTCAGAGGTAAAGCCACTGTGGTTTCATGCGGTTGATCCATATATGATCATTACAAAAGGCAAGGCTGTAAGAAGTTTTGAAGATGTTAAAGGTTTAAAATTAAGAACTCCATCTGTTGAAGGTAGTGGCATGATTGAATCTTGGGGGGCAACTCCGGTTTCACTACCAGCTCCAGAAATGTATGATGCACTACAAAAAGGTGTAATTGATGGCGGTGTATTACCAATTTCAGCTATTGCTGACTTTAATTTATTCGATGTAGTTGATTATGTAACACTTGGTAATTTTAATACAAATTTATATTATACTGTGATGAATAAAGGCAGTTGGGACAAGCTACCTGCTGATGACCAAGCAACAATTGAAGGATTAGTTGGTCTCCAAATGGCACAAAAAGCCGGTGAAGCATACGACGGTCAAAAAGCAGCAGCTGAAGCGAAAGCAAAGGAAATGGGCGTTGAATTTATTGAACTACCGGATGAGGAAGTTCAAAAATATAAAGACGCATCACAAGTTGTAGCGGAAAAGTGGATTGCTGATATGGAAGCAAAAGGCATACCTGGACAAGCAATCTATGATGAAGCTGTAAAATTGATTTCAGAAAATTAA
- the dmpG gene encoding 4-hydroxy-2-oxovalerate aldolase — translation MTTNKDIIITEVALRDGSHAIRHQYTVDQVTSIAKALDEANVPYIEVTHGDGLGGSSLQYGLSRTNELELIEAAASVVKNSKIAVLLLPGIGTKPELKEAARLGAKMARVATHVTEADVAPQHIALAKELGLETVGFLMMSHMVPTSKLVEQAKLMESYGADIVYVVDSAGALLPHEVRERIRALKDTLTVEVGFHGHNNLSLAMANTLAAIEEGATRIDGSIRCLGAGAGNTQTEVLVAVCERMGIKTGIDLYKMMDIAEDLVAPILEKPQEIEKGSLVLGYAGVYSSFLLHAQRAAAKFGVDSRDILIELGKRKVVGGQEDMIVDVAAEISQKQKQGLNV, via the coding sequence ATGACAACAAATAAAGATATTATAATTACGGAAGTTGCATTACGTGATGGAAGTCATGCAATTAGACATCAATATACTGTAGATCAAGTAACAAGTATTGCCAAAGCGTTAGATGAAGCGAATGTGCCATATATTGAAGTAACACATGGAGACGGATTAGGTGGCTCTTCATTACAATATGGATTATCAAGAACAAATGAGTTAGAACTAATTGAAGCAGCAGCGTCTGTAGTGAAAAATTCAAAAATTGCGGTACTATTGCTACCAGGAATTGGAACGAAACCTGAGCTGAAAGAAGCTGCTCGGTTAGGTGCAAAAATGGCTCGTGTAGCGACACATGTTACCGAAGCTGACGTAGCTCCTCAACATATCGCTTTAGCAAAAGAACTTGGTCTTGAAACAGTTGGTTTCCTAATGATGTCCCATATGGTTCCGACTTCAAAATTAGTTGAGCAGGCTAAATTAATGGAAAGCTACGGCGCAGATATTGTTTATGTAGTTGACTCTGCAGGTGCACTTTTACCACATGAAGTAAGAGAGAGAATTAGAGCATTAAAAGATACTCTTACTGTAGAAGTTGGTTTCCATGGTCATAATAACTTGTCATTAGCAATGGCAAATACACTTGCTGCAATTGAAGAAGGCGCGACACGCATCGACGGTAGTATTAGATGTTTAGGTGCAGGTGCAGGGAATACACAAACGGAAGTATTAGTTGCAGTATGTGAACGTATGGGAATCAAAACTGGAATTGATCTATATAAAATGATGGATATTGCTGAAGATCTAGTTGCACCAATTCTAGAAAAGCCGCAAGAAATTGAAAAAGGTAGTCTAGTTCTTGGCTATGCTGGTGTTTACTCTAGTTTCTTATTACATGCACAACGTGCAGCTGCGAAGTTTGGCGTTGATTCACGAGATATCCTAATTGAGCTTGGTAAGCGTAAAGTAGTAGGCGGTCAAGAAGATATGATCGTGGACGTAGCAGCTGAAATCTCTCAAAAACAAAAGCAAGGCTTGAACGTTTAG
- a CDS encoding extradiol ring-cleavage dioxygenase produces the protein MSIVMSMLAPHVPSICHEDQAPDFQVDMVSAMKEVSKKIYDLKTDLIVLVSCHWPSTFDHLVDCTPDHKGTLTAQECPDIISDVDYHYPGDQEIADKLVEAGKNAGLRVVGFKDPTFVWDYGTVVPLRYLVPNEDIPVINLSVTLAANLEETYKWGQEIARVLEESDKRVVFVSSGALAHNLVRGRENKPTISEHALDKQFIDFVMNKDYASAYNMLPQYSSAAKVESGGRHLAMLLAFLGEGHEPKFFAAGQSSGSWNAVMTFEKQLVGA, from the coding sequence ATGAGTATTGTAATGAGTATGTTAGCGCCACACGTACCAAGCATTTGTCATGAGGATCAAGCACCAGATTTTCAAGTAGATATGGTTAGTGCCATGAAGGAAGTTTCAAAAAAGATCTACGATCTCAAGACAGATCTAATTGTTTTAGTTTCATGCCATTGGCCATCAACATTTGATCACCTTGTAGATTGTACTCCTGACCATAAAGGAACACTAACTGCACAAGAATGTCCTGATATTATTAGTGATGTTGATTACCATTATCCAGGTGACCAAGAAATTGCAGATAAACTGGTCGAAGCAGGAAAAAATGCTGGTTTACGTGTTGTAGGCTTTAAAGACCCAACATTCGTTTGGGATTATGGTACTGTAGTTCCATTACGCTACTTGGTTCCTAATGAAGATATTCCTGTTATTAATCTATCTGTTACATTAGCAGCGAATTTAGAAGAAACATACAAATGGGGGCAGGAAATTGCTAGAGTTTTAGAAGAGAGTGACAAGAGAGTGGTCTTTGTATCGAGTGGTGCATTGGCACATAACTTAGTACGCGGTAGAGAAAACAAGCCGACTATTTCTGAGCATGCTCTAGATAAGCAATTTATTGATTTTGTAATGAATAAAGATTATGCATCTGCATATAACATGTTGCCGCAATATTCAAGTGCTGCAAAAGTTGAATCTGGTGGTCGTCATTTAGCTATGCTATTAGCTTTCTTAGGTGAAGGGCATGAGCCAAAGTTTTTTGCGGCTGGACAATCATCTGGTAGTTGGAATGCGGTAATGACGTTTGAAAAGCAATTGGTGGGGGCTTAG
- a CDS encoding 2-keto-4-pentenoate hydratase, translating into MTTEQITQIAKYLLDGEYEKKEVKKVTAEIKPDLTVEEAYQVQEELVNIKLAEGKKIIGPKMGLTSQAKMKQMGVEDPIYGYVFDYMLIDNGGKLSLSDVIHPKVEAEIAFVIGEDIEGPGITGAQVLAATEYVLPALEIIDSRYENFNFTLPDVIADNASTSRVVFGTTLKRPDQFELDLVGSTITINGEIKELGAGAAVVGHPANSIAMLANMLAKKGDKVKKGDIILTGGITGAVLLNKGDYVVGKFDGLGEVTFSVVD; encoded by the coding sequence ATGACCACTGAACAAATTACACAAATTGCAAAATATTTGCTAGACGGAGAATATGAGAAAAAAGAAGTTAAAAAAGTTACTGCAGAAATCAAACCAGATTTGACGGTTGAAGAAGCGTATCAGGTTCAAGAAGAACTAGTGAACATCAAATTAGCAGAAGGTAAAAAAATCATTGGGCCTAAAATGGGATTAACGAGTCAAGCTAAAATGAAACAAATGGGTGTAGAAGATCCGATTTATGGATATGTATTTGACTATATGTTAATCGACAATGGTGGCAAACTATCACTAAGCGATGTTATTCATCCAAAAGTAGAGGCAGAGATTGCTTTCGTTATCGGTGAGGATATTGAAGGACCTGGGATTACTGGCGCTCAAGTACTAGCAGCGACTGAATATGTACTCCCAGCATTGGAAATTATCGATAGTCGTTATGAAAACTTTAATTTCACATTACCAGACGTAATTGCTGATAATGCATCTACGTCTCGTGTAGTGTTTGGCACAACTTTAAAGAGACCAGATCAATTTGAGCTTGATTTAGTTGGCAGCACAATAACTATTAATGGTGAAATTAAAGAGCTTGGTGCTGGTGCTGCGGTTGTTGGTCATCCTGCTAATTCAATCGCAATGCTAGCAAACATGCTAGCTAAAAAAGGTGATAAAGTTAAAAAGGGTGACATCATCTTAACTGGCGGTATTACTGGTGCGGTTTTACTTAACAAAGGTGATTATGTTGTTGGTAAATTCGATGGACTTGGTGAAGTAACATTTTCAGTTGTAGATTAG
- a CDS encoding 2-keto-4-pentenoate hydratase, giving the protein MTTITKQFAEQLAEVESTRIGITPLTEVNPELTIEEAYQIQLQNINRKLENGQKIVGKKIGLTSLAMQKMLGVDEPDYGHLLDSMVIENGGTISMSQVLQPRVEAEIAFILDKELRGPHVTTLDVLQATKYVVPALEIVDSRIKDWKIKLPDTIADNASSGLYVLGGKPTRIEDVNLELIGMAFTKNGQLANTGVGAAALGNPANCVAWLANKLSQFDITLRAGEVILSGAVSAMVAAEPGDTFTARFAHLGQVSVSFEK; this is encoded by the coding sequence TTGACAACAATAACAAAGCAATTCGCAGAACAATTAGCTGAAGTTGAATCAACCAGAATTGGCATAACTCCTTTAACAGAAGTAAATCCAGAGTTAACTATTGAAGAAGCGTACCAAATTCAGCTTCAAAATATTAATAGAAAACTAGAAAATGGCCAAAAGATTGTGGGTAAGAAAATCGGATTAACTTCGCTCGCCATGCAAAAAATGTTAGGTGTGGATGAACCAGATTATGGACACCTTCTTGACTCGATGGTTATAGAAAATGGCGGGACAATCTCTATGTCTCAAGTTCTACAACCGCGTGTGGAAGCTGAAATTGCATTTATATTAGATAAAGAATTAAGAGGACCTCATGTAACAACTCTTGATGTTTTGCAAGCAACGAAGTATGTTGTACCTGCTTTGGAGATTGTAGATAGTAGAATTAAAGATTGGAAGATAAAATTACCGGATACGATTGCAGATAATGCATCAAGCGGTTTATATGTTCTAGGCGGAAAACCTACACGTATTGAGGACGTAAACCTTGAACTAATTGGTATGGCATTTACGAAAAACGGGCAATTAGCGAACACTGGTGTTGGTGCTGCTGCACTTGGAAATCCCGCAAATTGTGTCGCTTGGTTAGCAAATAAGTTATCACAATTTGATATCACACTTCGCGCTGGTGAGGTTATTTTATCAGGAGCGGTATCAGCGATGGTAGCCGCAGAACCTGGAGATACGTTTACTGCAAGATTTGCCCATCTGGGTCAAGTTAGTGTGAGTTTTGAAAAGTAA
- a CDS encoding amidohydrolase family protein has protein sequence MYDFHTHFITPDVQGWLQENKDRVNAKWVNKGEGKEDFLVVNGKWGFELKQTFINPTQFLNEQEKVGVTHSVVSPIPQLFMYDFSDDITSELSNVYNQSLAIWAKTEHNRISALGTVPLNNPESAAHVLREAMNNGLKGVIIGPGLPNKMLSDEFFAPFFEEADKQKAIVFIHPLLSEDPRLTGKMPNLIGVPWETTVCATDLLLSGFLDKYPNIKLLLAHGGGLLPYQIGRLDKGYTMWGDVSTLLQAPPIEYLRKFWFDSVLWNNDSLDFLIKTVGEDRVVPGSDFPFDLCTWPPQVSNEKGVQSLLSK, from the coding sequence ATGTATGATTTTCACACACACTTTATCACACCAGATGTACAAGGTTGGCTACAAGAGAACAAAGATAGAGTAAATGCGAAATGGGTAAATAAGGGAGAGGGGAAGGAAGATTTTCTAGTTGTGAATGGTAAATGGGGCTTTGAATTAAAACAAACATTTATCAATCCAACTCAATTCCTAAATGAACAGGAAAAGGTAGGGGTTACACATTCAGTCGTTTCGCCGATTCCACAGCTATTTATGTACGACTTTTCAGATGATATTACAAGTGAACTATCGAATGTTTATAATCAATCGTTAGCCATTTGGGCGAAAACAGAACATAACAGAATTTCTGCTTTAGGAACAGTACCATTAAACAATCCTGAAAGCGCAGCACATGTATTGCGTGAAGCGATGAATAATGGATTAAAAGGAGTAATTATTGGTCCTGGTTTGCCAAATAAAATGTTATCAGATGAGTTCTTCGCACCGTTTTTTGAAGAAGCAGACAAACAAAAAGCAATTGTATTCATACATCCGTTATTATCAGAAGATCCAAGATTAACAGGAAAGATGCCAAATTTAATCGGTGTTCCTTGGGAAACTACAGTATGTGCTACTGACCTACTATTAAGTGGGTTTTTAGATAAATATCCAAATATTAAACTATTACTTGCGCACGGTGGTGGTCTTCTACCATATCAAATAGGACGCCTTGATAAGGGTTACACTATGTGGGGAGATGTTTCAACTTTACTACAAGCACCACCAATTGAATATTTAAGGAAGTTTTGGTTTGATAGCGTACTTTGGAATAATGATAGTCTAGATTTTTTAATTAAAACTGTAGGAGAAGACCGCGTGGTGCCAGGATCAGATTTCCCATTTGATCTTTGTACTTGGCCACCTCAGGTAAGTAACGAAAAAGGTGTACAGTCATTGTTATCGAAATAA
- a CDS encoding aldehyde dehydrogenase, with protein MLEELKTKAPVKPIDCLHFINGQFLESLNKKSFKNINPATEEVLGLVAEGGKAEVDLAVAAARRALNGSWKNKTVQERSRILRRIGDLIIERQDEFAYLEALDTGKPFSLANSIDVPRAAYNFHFFADYIVGVNTDANEQDDQALHYTLRRPVGVVGIIKPWNLPLLLLTWKLAPALAMGNTCVIKPAEWTPMTATLLMEVIKEAGVPNGVVNLVHGFGPNSAGGAISEHPDIDAISFIGEPKTGTAIMKAAADSLKKLSFELGGKNPNIIFADSNLDEVIDTTIQSSFINQGEVCLCGSRIYVERVAYDEFLEKFVARTRELVVGDPLTPETTIGALVSKEHYERVLSYIALAKQDGGTIHTGGKRPHGLEKGYYLEPTIITGLDRNSRCVSEEIFGPVVTVIPFDIEEEVIAQANDTHYGLAATIWTNDLRRAHRVARNLETGIIWVNTWFLRDLRTPFGGMKQSGVGRTGGMHSIDFYSELSNVTIKY; from the coding sequence ATGCTTGAAGAATTAAAAACTAAAGCACCTGTTAAGCCGATCGATTGTTTACATTTCATTAACGGACAATTTTTAGAGTCACTAAATAAAAAATCATTTAAAAATATAAACCCAGCTACTGAAGAAGTTTTAGGACTAGTTGCTGAAGGTGGAAAAGCAGAAGTTGATCTTGCGGTTGCGGCGGCACGTAGAGCATTAAATGGGTCTTGGAAGAATAAAACAGTGCAAGAACGTTCACGAATTCTTCGTCGAATTGGAGATCTAATCATTGAAAGACAAGATGAGTTTGCATATTTAGAAGCTCTGGATACTGGAAAACCGTTCTCGTTAGCAAATAGCATTGATGTACCGAGAGCAGCTTATAACTTCCACTTCTTTGCTGACTACATAGTTGGTGTTAACACAGATGCTAATGAGCAGGACGATCAAGCATTACATTATACACTTCGTCGTCCAGTAGGGGTTGTAGGTATTATCAAGCCTTGGAATCTTCCATTACTTTTACTTACATGGAAATTAGCACCTGCATTAGCAATGGGAAACACATGCGTTATTAAACCAGCAGAATGGACACCAATGACTGCCACCTTATTAATGGAAGTTATTAAAGAAGCTGGAGTACCAAACGGTGTTGTTAACTTAGTACATGGATTTGGCCCGAACTCTGCAGGTGGAGCAATTTCAGAACATCCTGATATTGACGCCATTTCGTTTATTGGGGAGCCAAAGACTGGAACAGCAATTATGAAGGCAGCGGCAGATTCTTTAAAAAAGCTTTCATTTGAATTAGGTGGGAAAAATCCAAATATTATATTTGCTGACTCTAATTTAGATGAAGTAATTGATACTACTATTCAATCAAGCTTTATTAACCAAGGTGAGGTTTGTTTATGCGGATCAAGAATATACGTTGAACGTGTTGCATATGATGAATTCCTTGAGAAATTTGTTGCTCGAACAAGGGAGTTAGTAGTTGGAGATCCGTTAACACCTGAAACAACTATAGGAGCACTCGTAAGTAAAGAACATTATGAACGTGTCCTTAGCTATATAGCACTTGCTAAACAAGATGGAGGTACGATTCATACAGGTGGTAAACGTCCACATGGTTTAGAAAAAGGATACTATCTGGAACCCACCATTATTACTGGCTTAGACCGTAATTCACGCTGTGTAAGTGAAGAAATCTTTGGACCGGTTGTAACAGTTATTCCATTTGACATAGAAGAGGAAGTTATTGCACAAGCGAATGATACTCACTATGGACTAGCTGCTACAATATGGACAAATGATCTTCGCCGTGCACATCGAGTTGCTCGCAACCTTGAAACAGGTATCATCTGGGTTAATACATGGTTCTTACGTGACTTGCGTACACCATTTGGTGGAATGAAACAAAGCGGTGTTGGTAGAACAGGTGGAATGCACAGCATTGATTTCTACTCAGAATTATCAAATGTAACGATCAAATACTAA
- a CDS encoding acetaldehyde dehydrogenase (acetylating), whose translation MSKVKVAILGSGNIGTDLMIKLGRSEVLELTTVIGIDPESDGLRRARELGYVAIDNGIDGFIERAELADIVFDATSAYAHPENARKLKEAGKQVLDLTPAAIGPFVSPPANIQEHLDADNINLITCGGQATIPMVHAVNRVQAVEYAEIVATISSKSAGPGTRANIDEFTQTTARGIERVGGAKRGKAIIILNPAEPPIMMRDTIHILLEDTNVDEEAIIQSVREMEKDVQSYVPGYRLRQDPIFDDNRVTLLIEVEGAGDYLPKYSGNLDIMTAAAVKVAEEWAKHKVSKATV comes from the coding sequence ATGAGTAAAGTAAAAGTAGCGATCTTAGGTTCTGGTAATATCGGAACAGATTTAATGATTAAATTAGGTAGATCAGAAGTTTTAGAATTAACAACTGTAATCGGTATCGATCCAGAGTCAGATGGATTAAGAAGAGCAAGAGAATTAGGGTATGTAGCAATTGATAATGGTATTGATGGGTTCATAGAAAGAGCGGAGCTTGCTGATATCGTTTTTGATGCAACATCTGCATATGCCCACCCTGAAAATGCTAGAAAGTTGAAGGAAGCCGGAAAGCAAGTGTTGGACCTAACACCAGCAGCGATTGGTCCTTTCGTATCACCGCCTGCTAATATCCAAGAGCATTTAGATGCAGATAATATCAACTTAATTACGTGTGGAGGTCAAGCAACTATCCCAATGGTGCATGCAGTTAATAGAGTTCAGGCTGTAGAGTATGCTGAGATTGTTGCAACAATCTCTAGTAAGAGTGCAGGGCCTGGTACTCGAGCAAATATCGATGAATTTACACAAACAACCGCACGCGGTATCGAAAGAGTTGGCGGAGCGAAAAGAGGTAAAGCGATTATTATCTTAAACCCAGCTGAACCGCCGATTATGATGAGAGACACTATTCATATCTTATTAGAAGATACGAATGTTGATGAAGAGGCAATCATTCAATCTGTACGCGAAATGGAAAAGGACGTTCAATCATACGTTCCAGGATATCGTTTAAGACAGGATCCAATTTTCGATGATAATCGTGTAACTTTATTAATTGAAGTAGAAGGCGCTGGCGACTATTTACCTAAGTATTCAGGTAACTTAGATATTATGACTGCAGCTGCAGTTAAAGTAGCGGAAGAATGGGCAAAACATAAAGTCTCAAAGGCGACAGTTTAA